The Eurosta solidaginis isolate ZX-2024a chromosome 4, ASM4086904v1, whole genome shotgun sequence genome includes a window with the following:
- the LOC137249915 gene encoding probable pre-mRNA-splicing factor ATP-dependent RNA helicase mog-4 — translation MPYDLKKVIARFRPELKLLISSVTLDADKFSKLFDDAPIFRIQDEIETCQEVLKDRVKRLGSKDTSSHHTSVCKSTCDMQATIFEPPPPNFRKVVLATNKCRNLNLEQLYTLGALNHYGELTKLGRRMAEFPIDPMMGKCVGITIPKNWYQLLRCFL, via the exons ATGCCGTATGACTTGAAAAAGG TTATAGCACGCTTCCGACCAGAATTAAAGCTTTTAATTTCCAGTGTAACTTTGGATGCtgataaattttcaaaactcTTTGATGATGCGCCTATATTTCGTATACAAGATGAAATTGAAACATGCCAAGAAGTTTTAAAAGATCGTGTTAAGCGTTTGGGTTCCAAAGATACGTCTTCTCATCATACCAGTGTATGTAAATCTACATGTGATATGCAAGCAACCATTTTCGAACCTCCACCACCCAATTTTAGGAAAGTTGTGCTGGCTACAAATAAATGCCGAAACTTAAATCTAGAACAATTATACACTTTGGGTGCGCTCAATCACTATGGTGAACTAACCAAATTGGGTAGACGTATGGCCGAATTTCCAATTGATCCAATGATGGGTAAATGTGTTG GTATAACTATTCCGAAGAATTGGTATCAATTGCTGCGATGCTTTCTGTGA